From Humisphaera borealis, the proteins below share one genomic window:
- a CDS encoding motility protein A, whose translation MDLSTVIGFVLTWGIIIFSMHHASHGALGAYIKPTEMLLVFGGSLGAALLSMPLHNITGFVGNLKKWIFNKDAHVEHTIKEMVNFAEVARRDGVLALETVARENPDPFLRRGLQLTIDGTDPEMIERIMRIEIEAMQERHKHGKHLFHTLAKFGPGFGLMATLIAQVAMFKSLGGDASVIGNALAIALTGTLYGCMLQNLIAGPIAEKLALRSQEETFAKEIVLQGVLSIQAGNNPRVVEMQLLSFLSSKQQAAMPKAA comes from the coding sequence ATGGATCTGTCCACCGTCATCGGTTTCGTCCTCACCTGGGGCATCATCATCTTCTCGATGCACCACGCATCGCACGGTGCGCTGGGTGCCTACATCAAGCCGACGGAAATGCTGCTGGTCTTCGGCGGGTCGCTCGGCGCGGCACTGCTGTCGATGCCGCTGCACAACATCACCGGTTTCGTCGGCAACCTCAAAAAGTGGATCTTCAACAAGGACGCCCACGTCGAGCACACCATCAAGGAAATGGTGAACTTCGCCGAGGTTGCCCGTCGCGATGGCGTACTGGCGCTGGAAACGGTCGCCCGCGAAAACCCCGACCCGTTCCTCCGCCGCGGCTTGCAGCTCACGATCGACGGCACCGATCCCGAGATGATCGAACGCATCATGCGGATCGAGATCGAGGCGATGCAGGAACGCCACAAGCACGGCAAACACTTATTCCACACGCTGGCGAAGTTCGGCCCCGGTTTCGGCCTGATGGCGACGCTCATCGCCCAGGTGGCGATGTTCAAGAGTCTCGGCGGCGACGCGAGCGTGATCGGTAACGCGCTAGCGATCGCACTGACCGGAACGCTCTACGGCTGCATGCTCCAGAACCTGATCGCCGGACCGATCGCCGAGAAGCTCGCACTCCGCAGCCAGGAAGAAACGTTCGCGAAGGAAATCGTTCTGCAGGGCGTCCTCAGTATTCAGGCCGGAAACAATCCGCGCGTCGTTGAAATGCAGTTGCTGAGCTTCCTGAGCAGCAAACAACAGGCGGCGATGCCGAAAGCCGCATAA
- a CDS encoding flagellar motor protein MotB: MAKKKCPEPEECPEWIFTFADLVMLMMGFFVILWVLKPNPGKSGEGEMDPKWMEVVAKIREAFKHVPDPDSKDPIDMYMLMKKIEQIEPPLKGPGAGAETKDRPQGANGFEPLVMNVRPGAHVAVGGRLGFEKGDASMTADTTRVADEIIKRIRGHRNILQVKGHVSLDDFADSAEPQKFMDLSLRRAQVIADYFVAKGISPDVVRVQGCSTFEPVVQRAYGEDALSLNRRVEVEVSNTPVPDRQGSGAAGVVKPLSVTSEPALSNAPVGPAH, translated from the coding sequence ATGGCCAAGAAAAAGTGTCCCGAACCCGAAGAATGCCCCGAGTGGATCTTCACCTTCGCCGACCTCGTCATGCTCATGATGGGGTTCTTCGTGATTCTATGGGTGCTTAAGCCCAATCCCGGCAAGAGCGGCGAAGGGGAGATGGACCCCAAGTGGATGGAGGTCGTCGCCAAGATCCGTGAGGCGTTCAAGCATGTGCCTGATCCGGACAGTAAGGATCCGATCGACATGTACATGCTGATGAAGAAAATCGAACAGATCGAGCCGCCGTTGAAAGGGCCCGGCGCAGGCGCAGAGACGAAGGACCGCCCGCAAGGCGCCAACGGCTTTGAACCGCTTGTGATGAACGTCCGGCCGGGCGCTCACGTCGCCGTCGGTGGCCGCCTCGGCTTCGAAAAGGGTGACGCGAGCATGACGGCCGATACCACCCGCGTCGCCGACGAGATCATCAAGCGTATTCGCGGGCATCGAAACATCCTCCAGGTCAAAGGGCATGTGTCGCTGGACGACTTTGCCGATTCGGCCGAGCCGCAGAAGTTCATGGACCTGTCGCTACGCCGGGCACAGGTGATCGCCGACTACTTTGTCGCCAAGGGGATCTCGCCCGACGTGGTTCGCGTACAGGGTTGCAGCACGTTCGAGCCGGTGGTGCAGCGGGCGTACGGCGAAGACGCGTTGTCGCTGAACCGCCGGGTGGAGGTCGAGGTAAGCAACACGCCGGTCCCCGACCGCCAGGGTTCGGGAGCGGCGGGCGTCGTCAAGCCGCTGTCGGTGACGAGTGAGCCGGCGCTCAGCAATGCACCGGTGGGCCCGGCACACTAG